A section of the Anabaena cylindrica PCC 7122 genome encodes:
- a CDS encoding undecaprenyl-diphosphate phosphatase: MAIILATDSIDLLFPVWWQILQVEVPSEAATNGVNLVQGLMQAFILGIVQGITEFLPISSTAHLLIVTKVFAWKELGSKDFVDAIQFGSVIAILWYFWKLISSILKGAIKTLKDKDWEREEWKITVGIAVGTMPALTIGFLLKDVLPDSALIIAIMSVVMAILLGLAEKIGTRKRGFDSLQIRDGILVGLGQTLALIPGVSRSGSTLTTALFLGLERETAAKFSFLLGFPTLTIATLYKSLKIFKLFQAQELPNNIVLLLIVGIISTFIFSYLSIAFLIRYLQTKNTMVFVWYRLAFGISILLAIAFGWQG; this comes from the coding sequence ATGGCGATAATCTTGGCAACAGACAGTATAGACTTACTATTCCCTGTATGGTGGCAAATTTTACAAGTAGAAGTACCTAGTGAAGCGGCAACTAATGGAGTCAACCTTGTTCAAGGACTAATGCAAGCATTCATTCTCGGTATTGTGCAAGGTATTACCGAGTTTTTACCGATTAGTAGCACCGCACATCTATTAATTGTCACCAAAGTATTTGCTTGGAAAGAACTAGGTTCTAAAGATTTTGTTGATGCCATTCAATTTGGTAGTGTTATCGCAATTTTATGGTATTTTTGGAAGCTGATTTCTAGTATTCTTAAAGGTGCAATCAAAACACTCAAGGATAAAGACTGGGAACGGGAAGAATGGAAAATTACTGTAGGTATTGCAGTTGGAACAATGCCGGCATTAACTATTGGCTTTCTTTTAAAAGACGTTTTACCTGATAGTGCATTAATTATTGCTATAATGTCAGTCGTCATGGCGATTTTACTAGGTTTAGCCGAAAAAATTGGCACTCGCAAGCGAGGATTTGATTCATTACAAATTAGAGATGGTATTTTAGTAGGGTTAGGACAAACTCTAGCTTTAATTCCCGGCGTTTCTCGTTCTGGTTCTACATTGACAACTGCCTTATTTTTAGGCTTAGAGAGAGAAACAGCAGCAAAGTTTTCATTTTTGTTAGGATTTCCCACCCTGACAATTGCCACCCTTTATAAAAGTCTGAAAATATTTAAGCTATTTCAAGCTCAAGAGTTGCCAAATAACATTGTTTTACTGTTAATTGTCGGGATTATTTCAACCTTTATCTTTTCCTACCTATCAATTGCATTTCTAATCCGGTATTTACAAACCAAAAACACAATGGTTTTCGTCTGGTACAGATTAGCCTTCGGTATTTCTATCTTATTAGCGATCGCATTTGGCTGGCAAGGATAG
- a CDS encoding DUF3120 domain-containing protein, with protein MINNTLSSYTTNNTDLHTTDTGYGGIKELESTLSLSASFPAAISRKQTWLVFAAAMFLVTVPVFIEAPLVRSLPNVSLVMTGFWVWLSLTLMSRPQTYIWGDLLLGFSWSWLTGAIYWGWLRWEPLWHLPIESIGLPFAIWCLWRNWGKVGNWFYLGSLFGTVLTDVYFYLVDLMPYWRQIMRTDTAGASQILKNALAQVLTPWGETWAIILALALLTVGIVSLGKTQWHWYAFSGAVLSTILVDSLFLLAAVFA; from the coding sequence TTGATTAATAATACATTGTCCTCTTACACCACTAATAATACTGATTTGCACACCACTGACACCGGGTACGGGGGAATCAAGGAGCTAGAGTCTACTCTATCGTTATCGGCTTCTTTTCCCGCTGCCATCTCTAGGAAGCAAACTTGGCTAGTGTTTGCAGCAGCGATGTTTTTGGTAACAGTACCTGTATTTATAGAAGCGCCGTTAGTGCGATCGCTCCCCAACGTTAGTTTAGTAATGACAGGATTTTGGGTTTGGCTGAGTTTGACATTAATGTCACGTCCGCAAACCTACATTTGGGGGGATTTACTCCTAGGATTTAGCTGGAGTTGGTTAACAGGAGCAATTTACTGGGGCTGGTTACGGTGGGAACCCCTATGGCACTTACCCATAGAATCTATCGGACTACCCTTTGCTATCTGGTGTTTGTGGCGAAATTGGGGCAAAGTCGGGAACTGGTTTTATTTAGGTTCTCTATTCGGCACAGTTTTAACCGACGTGTATTTTTATTTAGTGGATTTAATGCCCTATTGGCGACAAATTATGAGAACAGATACCGCTGGAGCTTCACAAATCTTAAAAAATGCTTTAGCACAAGTCCTAACGCCTTGGGGAGAAACCTGGGCAATCATTCTCGCCCTAGCGTTGTTAACAGTCGGAATTGTCTCTTTGGGTAAAACACAATGGCACTGGTACGCCTTTAGTGGAGCAGTTTTGAGTACAATCTTAGTAGATAGTCTGTTTTTATTAGCAGCGGTTTTCGCCTAA
- the psbU gene encoding photosystem II complex extrinsic protein PsbU, producing the protein MKGLVRLLTVFSLLLGSWGLLGTTQIAQAASFSNVTLFQVPVLAISRQNRADAKLGTEFGKKIDLNNTNIAAFQQYPGLYPTLAKKIISNAPYQKVEDVLNLPGLSESQKSRLQANFDNFTVTEYEPNFNEGDDRINNGIYR; encoded by the coding sequence GTGAAAGGATTAGTACGTTTATTAACAGTGTTTAGCCTGTTGCTAGGCAGTTGGGGATTATTGGGAACTACTCAAATCGCCCAAGCTGCAAGTTTTAGCAATGTTACTTTGTTTCAAGTCCCAGTTTTGGCAATTTCACGTCAAAATCGGGCAGATGCCAAGCTAGGAACGGAATTTGGTAAAAAAATTGATTTGAATAATACCAATATTGCCGCTTTCCAACAATATCCGGGGTTATATCCCACTCTGGCCAAGAAAATTATCAGCAATGCTCCCTACCAAAAAGTAGAGGATGTATTGAATCTACCAGGATTGAGCGAGAGTCAAAAATCCAGACTGCAAGCCAATTTTGATAACTTTACCGTCACCGAATACGAGCCTAACTTCAATGAAGGAGACGATCGCATTAACAACGGTATTTATAGATAA
- the nadB gene encoding L-aspartate oxidase: MSQIDIPSQFDVLVVGAGAAGLYTALCLPDSLRVGLITKETVTLSASDWAQGGIAAAVSPEDSPQLHIEDTLKAGAGLCDIEAVEFLAENAPSCIESLVNLGVAFDRHGSSLAFTLEAAHSRPRVLHAADTTGREVTTTLAAQVLHRHNIQIIQQALALSLWIEPETGRCQGISLFYQGQVTWVRAGAVVLATGGGGQVFAQTTNPAVSTGDGVAIAWRAGAILRDLEFVQFHPTALTKPGRFLISEAVRGEGAHLIDNEGRRFAFDYHPAGELAPRDVVSRAIFSHLQNTAVDLATAHVWLDMRSIPPEKIRHRFPNIIQVCQHSGIDVFNEPVPVAPAAHYWMGGILTDLMNRTNIPGLYAVGETASTGVHGANRLASNSLLECIVFGAQMADVENELLSANQIPAESISNPLSCVFSASEWQNQQEYLAAIREKLPRLVWQSAGICREESGLESAIATIESWQQDFTNLPLSQFLQSLRPTESANFNLPNIDQQLRLWAETRNLLDVAYLILKSAAFRTESRGGHYRLDYPQPNLNWQVHTIVQNRSWWKSH, translated from the coding sequence ATGTCTCAAATAGATATTCCTAGCCAATTTGATGTTTTAGTAGTCGGTGCAGGTGCTGCTGGACTATACACCGCATTGTGTCTACCAGATTCCTTACGAGTCGGCTTGATTACTAAAGAAACAGTTACCTTATCAGCCAGTGATTGGGCCCAAGGTGGCATTGCCGCAGCCGTATCCCCAGAAGATTCTCCCCAGCTGCACATTGAAGACACATTGAAAGCAGGAGCAGGTTTATGTGATATCGAAGCTGTAGAATTTTTAGCTGAAAATGCTCCTAGCTGTATTGAATCATTAGTTAACTTGGGTGTAGCCTTTGACCGTCATGGTAGTTCCTTAGCTTTCACCCTAGAAGCAGCTCATTCTCGTCCTCGTGTTCTTCACGCCGCAGATACTACAGGTAGGGAAGTAACTACCACTCTTGCAGCCCAAGTACTACACCGCCACAATATCCAAATTATCCAGCAAGCCCTAGCTCTGAGCTTATGGATAGAGCCAGAAACAGGTCGCTGTCAGGGAATTAGTCTGTTTTATCAAGGACAAGTTACATGGGTCAGGGCTGGTGCTGTAGTTTTAGCTACAGGTGGCGGCGGTCAAGTATTTGCCCAAACCACTAATCCAGCCGTCAGTACAGGTGATGGTGTAGCGATCGCTTGGCGGGCTGGTGCTATCCTTAGAGATTTAGAATTTGTCCAATTTCATCCCACTGCGCTCACTAAACCAGGACGCTTTTTGATTAGCGAAGCTGTACGCGGTGAAGGAGCGCATCTAATTGATAATGAAGGGCGACGTTTTGCTTTTGACTACCATCCAGCCGGAGAACTTGCACCGCGAGATGTGGTGAGTAGAGCTATTTTCAGTCATTTGCAAAATACAGCCGTTGATCTAGCCACAGCCCATGTCTGGTTAGATATGCGCTCCATTCCCCCGGAAAAAATTCGCCATCGGTTTCCCAACATTATTCAAGTTTGTCAGCATTCGGGTATTGATGTCTTTAATGAACCTGTTCCTGTAGCCCCTGCTGCTCATTACTGGATGGGTGGTATTTTGACAGATTTGATGAATCGTACCAATATCCCTGGTTTGTACGCTGTGGGCGAAACTGCTAGTACTGGAGTGCATGGAGCTAATCGCCTTGCGAGTAATTCTCTGTTGGAATGTATTGTTTTTGGGGCGCAGATGGCCGATGTTGAAAATGAATTATTAAGCGCAAATCAAATCCCAGCGGAATCTATATCGAATCCATTATCTTGTGTTTTTTCTGCCAGCGAGTGGCAAAATCAACAGGAATATCTAGCAGCAATAAGAGAAAAACTACCGCGTTTAGTTTGGCAAAGTGCGGGCATTTGTCGAGAAGAATCTGGTTTAGAAAGTGCGATCGCTACAATTGAGTCTTGGCAACAAGATTTCACTAACTTACCTTTGAGTCAATTCTTGCAAAGTTTACGCCCCACAGAATCAGCCAATTTCAATCTCCCGAATATTGATCAGCAATTGCGACTTTGGGCAGAAACACGCAATTTGTTAGATGTAGCTTACCTAATTCTCAAAAGTGCCGCTTTTAGAACCGAAAGCAGGGGTGGACACTACCGTCTAGATTATCCCCAACCAAATCTAAATTGGCAAGTTCACACAATTGTGCAGAATCGTAGTTGGTGGAAATCTCACTAA
- a CDS encoding CHASE2 domain-containing protein, with translation MNQQLSSHLVRLVFEVKQVLNQGRRELMIASWIAICVMILRSVGLLQSLELDTLDKFFRLRPYELPDERITIVAIDETSVRQVGSWPIPDEIIAQVLFKLKEYKPRAIGLDIYRDLAVKSGYKKLENAYKSIPNLIGIQLLAHNKKQSVLPPSILNERNQVGFNNILYDPDGKVRRSLLYSHVNNQAHESFALKLALLYLKSEGITPQTAKGNHQYLQLGKAVFTRFESNNGGYVGADARGYQILSNFPKPRCHNVSVGLCNYRHISLTDVLAGRIPEDWIRDRIILIGSTAPSLQDFVFIPYSSHLMDTSAAQPIAGVQLQAYFINELISAALQGRPLLKVCPDYIENLWIFIWSLIGMLIIWQIRQPKKSVFIFLLSGFALNLTVYLAFLSGWWIPIIPAWLTFSSSAIAMIFHINYIQQELKRSKEFLHQIINAIPDPIFVKNQQHQLIVLNEAYCRFIGYSYNLLIEKLDYNFFPQHEADIFRKQDDIVFQTQQPQEHEEELTNANGKTYLIATKRSLHKDAAGNFFLVGIIRDITQSKKIEEQLKRTAADLSHSNYALKLQENHLRQLAYHDSLTGLSNRKFFLEQLDESLNWSQTNHLMLGLLFIDLDGFKEVNDTLGHEIGDRLLVIIAQRLNSSLRTSDTVSRLGGDEFTVILRAISNFQIAAKVAEKLLSVITEPIVLDGHTTTVSASIGISIYPTNSQNSEDLIKQADTAMYQAKHLGKNRYEFTETVMNAE, from the coding sequence GATGATTGCTTCGTGGATTGCTATTTGTGTCATGATTTTGCGTTCTGTAGGTTTATTACAGTCTTTAGAGCTAGATACTTTAGATAAATTTTTTCGCTTACGTCCCTATGAATTGCCAGATGAACGCATCACTATAGTAGCAATTGATGAAACTTCTGTACGTCAAGTAGGTTCTTGGCCAATTCCCGATGAGATCATTGCCCAGGTTTTGTTTAAGTTAAAAGAGTACAAACCCCGTGCAATTGGCTTAGATATTTATAGAGATTTGGCTGTAAAGTCTGGTTACAAAAAACTAGAAAATGCTTATAAAAGCATACCAAATTTGATTGGTATTCAACTATTGGCACATAACAAAAAACAAAGTGTTTTACCTCCATCAATACTGAATGAGCGAAACCAAGTAGGGTTTAATAATATACTCTATGATCCTGATGGTAAAGTTCGCCGTAGCTTGTTATATTCGCACGTTAATAATCAAGCCCATGAAAGTTTTGCTCTCAAGTTAGCGCTACTATATTTAAAGTCAGAGGGAATAACACCTCAAACAGCCAAAGGAAATCATCAATATTTACAGTTAGGTAAGGCTGTTTTCACTCGGTTTGAGAGTAACAATGGTGGTTATGTGGGTGCTGATGCTAGAGGCTACCAAATTTTATCTAATTTTCCTAAACCCCGTTGTCATAATGTATCTGTTGGACTTTGTAATTATCGTCATATTTCTTTGACGGATGTATTAGCTGGGAGAATTCCAGAGGATTGGATTCGCGATCGCATTATCCTGATTGGTTCTACTGCACCCAGTCTCCAGGATTTTGTGTTTATTCCTTACTCTAGCCATCTCATGGATACAAGTGCGGCACAACCGATAGCTGGTGTCCAACTGCAAGCTTATTTTATCAATGAATTAATTTCTGCTGCTCTGCAAGGACGACCATTACTCAAAGTCTGTCCTGATTATATAGAAAATTTGTGGATTTTTATTTGGTCTTTGATCGGAATGCTTATCATCTGGCAAATCCGCCAACCAAAAAAGAGTGTATTCATATTTTTACTATCTGGGTTTGCTTTAAATCTAACTGTTTATCTGGCTTTTTTAAGTGGTTGGTGGATACCCATTATTCCAGCATGGTTGACTTTTAGCAGTTCAGCTATTGCTATGATTTTTCACATTAATTATATACAACAAGAATTAAAACGTTCTAAAGAGTTTTTGCATCAAATTATCAATGCAATTCCTGATCCTATTTTTGTGAAAAATCAACAACATCAGTTGATTGTTTTAAACGAAGCCTATTGTCGATTTATTGGTTATTCATATAATTTATTAATAGAAAAGTTAGATTATAACTTTTTTCCTCAACATGAAGCTGATATATTTCGCAAGCAAGATGATATTGTGTTTCAGACTCAGCAACCCCAGGAACATGAAGAAGAATTGACTAATGCTAATGGTAAGACTTACTTGATTGCTACTAAGCGATCCCTGCACAAAGACGCTGCTGGTAATTTCTTTTTAGTTGGAATTATTAGAGATATCACTCAAAGTAAAAAAATTGAAGAACAACTTAAACGCACTGCTGCTGATTTGTCCCATTCCAATTATGCTTTAAAACTTCAAGAAAATCATTTGCGTCAATTAGCTTACCATGATTCTCTAACTGGTCTATCTAATCGTAAATTTTTTCTGGAACAACTTGATGAATCGCTAAATTGGTCACAAACTAATCATCTCATGTTAGGATTGCTGTTTATTGATTTAGATGGCTTTAAGGAGGTAAATGATACATTGGGTCATGAAATCGGCGATCGCTTGTTGGTAATTATTGCCCAACGTCTAAATAGTTCATTACGCACGAGTGATACAGTTTCTCGTTTGGGTGGTGATGAATTTACTGTGATTTTACGCGCTATTTCTAACTTCCAAATAGCTGCGAAGGTGGCTGAAAAGCTTTTAAGTGTGATAACTGAGCCAATTGTTCTAGATGGGCATACTACCACAGTTTCTGCCAGTATTGGCATCAGTATCTACCCAACTAACAGCCAAAATAGTGAAGATTTGATTAAGCAAGCAGATACAGCAATGTACCAGGCTAAACATCTTGGTAAAAATCGTTACGAGTTTACTGAAACAGTTATGAATGCTGAGTAA